The Armatimonadota bacterium genome includes a window with the following:
- a CDS encoding phosphatidylserine decarboxylase, which produces MNGIVVAAGGLALAAGGALLFLRTVWFHRDPKRAPKESGAVLVAPADGMVVYARPFRHGRVVSEKLGERIPVTEITGTATGEDSGWMLGIYMSPLDVHFNYAPCAGVVQAIHHRRASLNLPMLDLWEYIRMVWLRRLVQLFGRRFHLENERTTLFLDGERVRLALVLIADKFVSKINCFVSAGQQVRCSEKLAFIGRGSQVDVVIFDENVRLEVRPGVRVRGGETVIARIGEGTSGC; this is translated from the coding sequence ATGAACGGCATCGTGGTGGCCGCGGGAGGGCTGGCGCTTGCCGCAGGAGGAGCACTGCTGTTCCTGCGGACTGTATGGTTTCACCGTGATCCGAAACGGGCTCCAAAAGAATCCGGAGCGGTTCTCGTCGCCCCTGCGGACGGGATGGTGGTCTACGCGCGTCCATTCCGGCACGGGCGGGTGGTCTCGGAGAAGCTGGGCGAGCGCATCCCCGTCACGGAGATCACCGGCACAGCCACCGGGGAGGATTCCGGATGGATGCTCGGCATCTATATGTCGCCCCTGGACGTCCACTTCAACTACGCCCCCTGCGCCGGAGTGGTGCAGGCCATTCATCACCGGCGCGCTTCGTTGAACCTTCCCATGCTGGATCTGTGGGAATACATCAGGATGGTGTGGCTGAGACGTCTGGTGCAGCTGTTCGGGCGCCGGTTCCACCTGGAGAACGAACGCACCACGCTGTTCCTGGACGGGGAGCGGGTGCGTCTGGCGCTGGTGCTCATCGCGGATAAGTTCGTCAGTAAGATAAACTGCTTCGTCTCCGCCGGGCAGCAGGTGCGCTGCTCGGAGAAGCTGGCGTTTATCGGGAGAGGGTCTCAGGTGGATGTGGTGATCTTCGACGAGAACGTGCGCCTGGAAGTCCGGCCCGGCGTGCGGGTGCGGGGTGGAGAAACGGTTATCGCGAGGATCGGGGAGGGCACGAGCGGATGCTGA
- the rpoE gene encoding DNA-directed RNA polymerase sigma-70 factor has protein sequence MEQDEKRLVEKAQAGDLDAFGELYERFSPGVFNLALRMVGSREDAEDIRQEVFLRAHRALKDFKREARFSTWLYRIAVNVALDEIRRRKPSVSADALREELRWEAAADDQGDPQEQLDRSLAREAVQAALMAMPPHYRILVVLKHIEGLSYEEIAAVLGCSLTSLNVRLHRARESFRKAICPHLQGLEESESDLPTGPKKNLALY, from the coding sequence TTGGAGCAGGATGAAAAACGCCTCGTCGAAAAGGCACAGGCGGGAGACCTGGATGCCTTTGGCGAGCTTTACGAGCGGTTCTCTCCGGGGGTGTTCAATCTGGCCCTCCGGATGGTGGGCAGCCGTGAAGACGCCGAAGACATCCGGCAAGAGGTGTTCCTGCGGGCGCACCGGGCGCTGAAGGACTTCAAGCGCGAGGCGCGCTTCTCCACGTGGCTGTACCGGATCGCGGTGAATGTAGCGCTGGATGAGATCCGCCGCAGGAAACCCTCAGTCTCTGCAGATGCTCTGAGGGAAGAATTGCGGTGGGAGGCCGCGGCCGACGATCAAGGGGATCCTCAGGAACAGCTGGACCGGAGTCTGGCGCGGGAGGCGGTACAGGCGGCGCTGATGGCCATGCCGCCCCACTACCGCATCCTGGTCGTGCTGAAGCATATCGAGGGACTCTCTTACGAGGAGATCGCGGCTGTGCTGGGGTGCTCGCTGACATCGCTGAATGTGAGGCTGCACCGGGCGCGGGAATCGTTCCGCAAGGCGATCTGCCCCCATCTTCAGGGGCTGGAGGAATCTGAAAGTGACCTGCCGACGGGTCCGAAAAAGAATCTCGCTCTATATTGA
- a CDS encoding tartronate semialdehyde reductase, protein MTSIAFIGMGAMGAPMAGNLLKAGFPVIVHNRTREREEPLAALGAGRAASPSEAASHAAIIFTCVSDVPDVEEVICGPRGVLQGIQPGRLVVDLSTIGPKAARSIATRCREAGVRFVDAPVSGGPLGAQQATLSIMAGGEAADLEETLPALRAMGKTIVHCGPVGAGQATKLVNQIVGACTFCAVAEGLTFSRAAGLDGAKTIEAIGGGAAGSWMMTNLAPRMLAHDFEGGFKVSLQAKDLRLVLAEADEMGLPLPITRLVMQLLTWLEDNGHGQHGTQSIVAAYEAMRNGPPG, encoded by the coding sequence ATGACAAGTATCGCCTTCATCGGGATGGGAGCCATGGGCGCTCCCATGGCGGGAAATCTGCTGAAGGCTGGTTTCCCCGTCATCGTCCACAACCGGACGCGGGAGCGCGAGGAGCCCCTGGCGGCCCTCGGGGCCGGAAGGGCAGCCAGCCCGTCGGAGGCGGCCTCGCATGCTGCCATCATCTTCACCTGCGTCAGCGATGTCCCGGACGTGGAGGAGGTCATCTGCGGTCCTCGTGGCGTGCTGCAGGGCATACAACCCGGACGGCTGGTGGTGGACTTGAGCACCATCGGACCGAAGGCGGCGCGCTCCATCGCCACCCGTTGCCGTGAAGCGGGTGTGCGCTTCGTGGATGCTCCGGTCTCCGGAGGACCACTCGGGGCGCAACAGGCCACTCTGTCCATTATGGCAGGCGGTGAAGCTGCCGATCTGGAGGAGACGTTGCCGGCGCTGCGGGCGATGGGTAAGACCATCGTCCACTGCGGGCCGGTGGGTGCGGGACAGGCAACCAAGCTGGTGAATCAGATCGTGGGGGCGTGCACGTTCTGCGCTGTGGCGGAGGGCCTCACCTTCTCCCGGGCGGCCGGGCTGGACGGCGCAAAGACCATCGAGGCCATTGGCGGAGGCGCTGCGGGAAGCTGGATGATGACGAACCTGGCTCCGCGGATGCTTGCGCACGACTTCGAGGGAGGCTTCAAGGTTTCGCTCCAGGCGAAGGATCTGCGGCTGGTGCTTGCGGAGGCGGACGAGATGGGCCTTCCTCTCCCTATTACGCGTCTTGTGATGCAGCTTCTGACCTGGCTGGAGGACAACGGGCACGGTCAGCATGGCACTCAGAGCATCGTCGCAGCCTACGAGGCCATGCGGAACGGACCGCCAGGGTAA
- a CDS encoding succinate--CoA ligase [ADP-forming] subunit alpha: MGILVGKDTRLMVQGFTGREGQFHSRQMLEYGTSIVAGVTPGKGGTQELGVPVFDTVREARDATGANATVIFVPARFCRDAIIEAVDAGIPLIVCITEGIPAQDTVYAVNLVRQRGLRMIGPNCPGIITPGECKVGILPGDIFTPGPVGLVSRSGTLTYEIVDELTRAGLGQSTCVGIGGDQTPGMTFLDVLPLFEQDPQTRAVVLVGEIGGSDEELAAEYIARQMTKPVIGFISGRSAPPGKRMGHAGAIISGRTGTPQAKVEALTAAGVKVADTTHDIPSLVREALA, encoded by the coding sequence ATGGGCATACTGGTCGGCAAAGATACGCGCCTGATGGTGCAGGGATTCACCGGGCGAGAGGGGCAGTTTCACTCCCGGCAGATGCTGGAATACGGCACCAGCATCGTGGCGGGCGTCACTCCGGGAAAAGGTGGCACACAGGAGCTGGGAGTTCCTGTCTTCGACACCGTCCGCGAGGCTCGCGATGCCACCGGCGCGAATGCGACGGTCATCTTCGTCCCGGCCCGCTTCTGCCGGGATGCCATTATCGAGGCAGTGGATGCCGGGATTCCCCTGATCGTCTGCATAACGGAGGGGATCCCCGCGCAGGATACGGTATACGCTGTCAATCTGGTGCGCCAGCGGGGCCTCCGGATGATCGGTCCCAACTGCCCTGGCATCATAACTCCGGGCGAGTGCAAAGTGGGCATCCTGCCAGGAGACATCTTCACTCCCGGACCTGTGGGGCTGGTATCGCGCAGCGGGACCCTGACCTACGAGATCGTTGACGAGCTGACACGCGCCGGGCTGGGGCAATCCACCTGCGTTGGGATCGGAGGGGATCAGACGCCGGGGATGACGTTCCTGGACGTGCTGCCGCTCTTCGAACAGGATCCGCAGACCCGCGCCGTGGTGCTGGTGGGGGAGATCGGCGGATCGGACGAAGAGCTGGCTGCGGAGTATATCGCGCGGCAGATGACGAAGCCGGTCATCGGGTTCATCTCCGGGCGGTCTGCACCTCCCGGCAAGAGAATGGGCCACGCTGGAGCCATCATCAGCGGACGCACCGGCACCCCGCAGGCCAAAGTGGAGGCGCTGACGGCCGCCGGTGTCAAGGTTGCGGACACCACCCACGATATACCGTCTCTGGTCCGGGAGGCGCTGGCCTGA
- the phy gene encoding 3-phytase translates to MNRAFLLVLAVMPGLLFTGCSSADVAGAKAAGQLPVIRIQPVVATDAVPNDADDPAIWVHPQDPRRSLIIGTDKGDENGGLYVFSLDGKLVQSVPGMLRPNNVDVEYGFRLGGRETDIAVSTERGKQRLRVFAIDRQTGRLTDVSGSTAVFQGEQGEKAAPMGIALYRRPSDGAVFAIVSRKTGDSGSYLGQYLLTDGGDGKVNCREVRRFGEFGGTGEIESVAVDDEAGFVYYSDEAFGIRKYLADPDAPEADRQLAVFGGEGYQGDREGLAIYTLNGGGYLISTDQIKNGSRYYLFPRDGGPAHRHEPAVAVIEAGADDTDGIEAVSKPLGDRFPEGILVVMNSKDRNFLIFDWRDIRKGLPREQAAAR, encoded by the coding sequence ATGAATCGGGCTTTCTTGCTGGTGCTGGCGGTTATGCCGGGGCTGCTGTTCACAGGCTGCTCCTCGGCGGACGTTGCAGGCGCGAAAGCGGCCGGGCAGTTGCCGGTCATTCGGATCCAGCCTGTCGTGGCGACGGATGCTGTGCCGAACGACGCAGATGACCCGGCCATCTGGGTTCATCCTCAGGACCCTCGCCGAAGCCTCATCATCGGCACTGACAAGGGTGATGAGAACGGCGGACTCTACGTCTTCTCCCTGGACGGAAAGTTGGTGCAGTCCGTGCCGGGCATGCTACGTCCGAACAACGTCGACGTGGAATACGGCTTCCGGCTGGGCGGTCGAGAGACGGATATCGCTGTCTCGACAGAACGCGGTAAGCAGAGGCTGCGTGTCTTCGCCATTGACCGGCAGACCGGCCGCCTGACCGACGTCTCCGGCTCTACGGCCGTTTTTCAGGGGGAACAGGGCGAGAAAGCTGCTCCAATGGGGATCGCCCTCTACCGGCGCCCCTCCGATGGTGCAGTCTTCGCCATCGTCAGCCGAAAGACCGGAGATTCCGGGAGCTATCTGGGCCAATACCTGCTGACTGATGGCGGCGACGGCAAGGTGAACTGCCGCGAGGTGCGGCGCTTCGGCGAGTTCGGCGGCACCGGCGAGATTGAGTCCGTGGCCGTGGATGACGAGGCCGGGTTCGTCTACTACTCCGATGAGGCATTCGGCATCCGCAAGTATCTTGCCGATCCGGACGCGCCGGAAGCCGACCGACAGCTGGCCGTCTTTGGCGGGGAAGGTTATCAGGGAGACCGTGAGGGTCTGGCCATTTATACACTGAACGGTGGGGGGTATCTCATCAGCACGGACCAGATCAAGAACGGGTCCCGCTATTACCTTTTTCCCCGAGATGGAGGTCCAGCGCACCGGCACGAACCCGCTGTTGCGGTCATAGAGGCAGGCGCGGACGACACGGACGGCATCGAAGCAGTCTCGAAGCCGCTGGGGGACCGTTTCCCGGAAGGCATCCTCGTGGTAATGAACAGCAAGGACCGCAACTTCCTCATTTTCGACTGGCGCGATATCCGCAAAGGGCTTCCCCGGGAGCAAGCCGCGGCCCGCTAG
- the ispE gene encoding 4-diphosphocytidyl-2-C-methyl-D-erythritol kinase has product MTLSLVSPAKINLALDVGHRRPDGYHDIRTVFCRIDLADELELTPSDQPGIRLVVEDGDAPLGQANLAVQAAEMIRRECGAGQGLEIRLRKRIPMQSGLGGGSSNAAAALRGAAEIFGYAGKLSALADLLGSDVPFFLNGRIALGEGKGERLLEIPSSLSLHFLIVRPDIGVSTAWAYAELDRSGAGGTTGFAEMAVRALQSDDRDALLTSLGNSFEPVVFARHPEIARLKQRLLEAGAEAALLCGSGSAVFGVFPTRDAAEGAASGFGDVWRAVSSSTPEGGPP; this is encoded by the coding sequence ATGACTCTGTCCCTCGTCTCCCCCGCCAAAATCAACCTCGCCCTGGATGTCGGGCATCGTCGCCCTGACGGGTATCACGACATCCGCACGGTGTTCTGTCGCATAGACCTTGCCGATGAGCTTGAGCTCACTCCGTCCGATCAGCCGGGCATCCGTCTCGTCGTGGAAGACGGAGACGCGCCGCTCGGACAAGCCAATCTGGCTGTGCAGGCGGCGGAGATGATCCGGCGCGAATGCGGCGCCGGCCAGGGACTGGAGATCCGCCTGCGCAAGCGGATTCCGATGCAGTCCGGCCTGGGCGGCGGGTCCTCCAACGCCGCGGCAGCGCTTCGTGGCGCGGCGGAGATCTTCGGCTACGCGGGCAAGCTGTCCGCCCTGGCCGACCTGTTGGGTTCGGACGTCCCGTTTTTTCTAAATGGGCGGATTGCTCTGGGCGAAGGAAAAGGGGAGCGCCTGCTCGAGATTCCCTCAAGTCTCTCCCTGCACTTCCTGATCGTCCGCCCGGATATCGGGGTCTCCACGGCGTGGGCATACGCGGAGCTGGACCGCTCCGGCGCTGGCGGAACGACCGGTTTTGCAGAGATGGCCGTCAGGGCGCTCCAGTCAGACGATCGCGACGCGTTGCTGACATCCCTGGGAAACAGCTTCGAGCCCGTCGTCTTCGCACGCCACCCAGAGATCGCCCGACTGAAGCAGAGGCTGCTGGAGGCGGGCGCGGAAGCCGCTCTGCTCTGCGGAAGCGGTAGTGCGGTGTTCGGCGTCTTCCCCACGCGGGACGCTGCGGAAGGCGCAGCATCCGGTTTCGGTGACGTGTGGAGGGCCGTCTCGTCCTCTACGCCGGAAGGGGGGCCCCCATGA
- a CDS encoding nucleotide-diphospho-sugar transferase — MTVPALDCVVLAGAPADDKLKARYNVNWRAEAPLAGRKMADRVLDALRDSGCIRTRILVGAFQSDAEVTVPPGDTFLENLMRGMEAAGEDAQMVLVASSDIPMVSGPAIRRLVEKGLSLEADFVYPVIRKEDCERSYPGLRRTYLRLREGTFTGGNAVLINRRFALQNRDRIQGIYQARKQPFRLAAMIGVSTLIRAVVAQKLWPGALDIAAVERAAERAIGGKLRALICPDPEIGEDMDRLEDILVAEHLLAERAAEGELSS, encoded by the coding sequence ATGACCGTCCCGGCGCTGGACTGTGTGGTGCTGGCCGGCGCACCGGCAGACGACAAACTGAAAGCAAGATACAATGTCAACTGGCGCGCCGAAGCTCCGCTGGCGGGTCGGAAAATGGCCGATCGTGTGCTGGATGCCCTGCGGGACTCGGGCTGTATCCGCACCAGAATATTGGTGGGCGCTTTCCAGAGTGACGCCGAGGTGACCGTCCCGCCTGGCGACACCTTTCTGGAAAACCTGATGCGAGGGATGGAAGCGGCCGGCGAGGATGCGCAGATGGTGCTTGTGGCCAGCTCGGACATCCCGATGGTGAGTGGTCCGGCCATCCGCAGGCTTGTGGAGAAGGGACTGTCGCTGGAGGCGGACTTCGTGTATCCCGTCATCCGGAAAGAAGACTGCGAGCGCAGCTATCCGGGTTTGAGACGCACCTATCTGCGTTTGCGGGAAGGGACGTTTACCGGCGGTAACGCCGTCCTGATAAACAGGCGCTTCGCGCTTCAGAACAGGGACAGGATTCAGGGAATTTATCAGGCGCGCAAGCAGCCTTTTCGCCTGGCCGCGATGATCGGGGTATCCACCCTGATCCGGGCAGTGGTTGCGCAGAAGCTCTGGCCGGGAGCGCTGGACATTGCCGCCGTGGAGCGGGCGGCGGAGCGGGCCATCGGCGGAAAGCTGCGGGCCCTTATCTGTCCGGATCCCGAGATCGGGGAGGATATGGACCGCCTGGAGGACATCCTGGTTGCGGAGCATCTGCTGGCCGAACGGGCCGCTGAAGGAGAACTGTCATCTTGA
- the dxs1 gene encoding 1-deoxy-D-xylulose-5-phosphate synthase 1: MTDDMKGVLERINSPADLKSLTPQERRILAAEIRETILNVVSKTGGHLASNLGTVELTIALHTVWDAPKDIIIFDTGHQAYPHKLLTGRRDQFHTIRQGGGLSGFLRREESPYDVFGAGHAGTSISAALGFAEARDLRGGDEEVVAVIGDSALTAGMALEALNHAGELKANIKVILNDNSMSIAQAVGALSYHLARLRSQPILHSLEQRAKDFIQHLKVGRKAIEHAAEGLKLGMAHLMSPGEGPVFENLGFTYLGPIDGHNTEELIEIFRAVREMKEPVLVHVVTTKGKGVEYAENDARVFHGVTPFDTGCGKFQKKEGGNPTWTSGFSQTLLELAEADERIVAITAAMPDGTGLAAFAERFPERFYDVAIAEQHAVTFAAGLAASGLRPVVAIYSTFLQRAFDQVLHDVCIQHLPVIFCLDRAGLVGDDGATHQGVFDLSYLRLMPGIVIMAPSDLQELADMLLTAVQHDGPIVLRYPRGPCPRPWEKRKPRPIPIGRGRTLREGSDVALVACGSSVITAEEAADMLHADGISAEVIDARFVKPLDEQRICAAARKCGKMVVLEENALAGGFGSAVLELLSVAAPECRVSRVGVPDRFLEHDSQQAQRREVGLTAEQVAERARELTGTSRQRDARAVERPERI; this comes from the coding sequence TTGACTGACGATATGAAGGGCGTGCTGGAGCGCATCAACAGCCCCGCCGACCTGAAGAGCCTGACGCCGCAGGAGCGGCGCATTCTTGCAGCCGAGATCCGGGAGACCATTCTGAATGTGGTCAGCAAGACCGGCGGGCACCTGGCCAGCAATCTGGGCACCGTGGAGCTGACCATCGCCCTGCACACCGTCTGGGACGCCCCGAAAGACATCATCATCTTCGACACCGGCCATCAGGCCTATCCGCACAAGCTTCTGACCGGCCGCCGCGACCAGTTCCATACCATCCGGCAGGGAGGCGGGCTTTCCGGCTTTCTGCGGCGCGAGGAGAGTCCTTACGACGTGTTCGGGGCCGGGCACGCGGGAACGTCCATCTCGGCTGCGCTGGGGTTTGCCGAAGCGCGCGACCTGCGGGGCGGCGATGAAGAGGTGGTGGCGGTCATCGGCGATTCCGCCCTAACAGCCGGAATGGCGCTGGAGGCTTTGAACCACGCCGGCGAGCTCAAGGCTAACATTAAGGTCATCCTGAACGACAACTCCATGTCCATCGCGCAGGCGGTGGGGGCGCTCTCTTACCATCTGGCCCGCCTGCGCAGCCAGCCGATCCTTCACAGCCTGGAGCAGAGGGCGAAGGATTTCATCCAGCATCTGAAAGTGGGCCGCAAAGCCATCGAGCATGCCGCCGAGGGTCTGAAGCTGGGCATGGCTCACCTGATGTCCCCGGGCGAGGGGCCCGTCTTCGAGAACCTGGGATTCACCTACCTCGGCCCCATCGATGGTCATAACACGGAGGAGCTGATCGAGATCTTCCGCGCCGTGCGCGAGATGAAGGAACCTGTCCTGGTGCACGTGGTCACCACCAAGGGCAAGGGAGTGGAGTACGCCGAAAACGACGCGCGGGTGTTCCACGGGGTCACGCCGTTCGACACGGGATGCGGAAAGTTCCAGAAGAAGGAGGGCGGGAATCCCACCTGGACCAGCGGGTTTAGCCAGACCCTGCTGGAACTGGCGGAGGCGGATGAGCGCATCGTGGCCATCACGGCCGCCATGCCGGACGGCACGGGGCTGGCCGCGTTCGCGGAGCGCTTCCCGGAACGGTTCTACGATGTGGCGATCGCGGAGCAGCACGCGGTGACCTTCGCCGCAGGGCTGGCGGCCTCAGGTCTGCGGCCGGTGGTGGCCATCTATTCCACGTTCCTCCAGCGCGCCTTCGACCAGGTGCTGCATGACGTGTGCATCCAGCATCTCCCCGTGATCTTCTGTCTGGACCGGGCGGGCCTTGTGGGAGACGATGGGGCCACCCATCAGGGTGTGTTCGACCTCTCGTATCTCCGGCTGATGCCGGGAATCGTGATCATGGCCCCATCCGATCTGCAGGAACTGGCGGACATGCTGCTGACCGCAGTCCAGCACGATGGCCCGATCGTGCTCCGGTATCCGCGTGGGCCGTGCCCTCGGCCCTGGGAAAAGCGCAAGCCGAGGCCCATACCCATCGGACGCGGAAGGACTCTGCGCGAGGGTTCGGATGTGGCGCTGGTGGCGTGTGGGAGCAGTGTCATCACGGCAGAGGAGGCGGCGGATATGCTTCACGCCGATGGCATTTCGGCGGAAGTGATAGACGCGCGCTTCGTGAAGCCGCTCGATGAGCAGCGCATCTGCGCGGCCGCGCGCAAGTGCGGCAAGATGGTGGTGCTGGAGGAGAACGCCTTGGCCGGAGGGTTCGGCAGCGCGGTGCTGGAGCTGTTGTCTGTGGCAGCCCCGGAATGCAGGGTGTCGCGCGTGGGGGTTCCGGACCGCTTCTTGGAGCACGACAGCCAGCAGGCGCAGCGCAGAGAAGTGGGACTGACAGCAGAGCAGGTGGCGGAGCGGGCGCGGGAGCTGACAGGGACATCGCGCCAGCGCGATGCACGCGCTGTCGAACGCCCAGAACGCATCTGA